A stretch of the Pseudomonas sp. ACM7 genome encodes the following:
- a CDS encoding inactive transglutaminase family protein yields MRSLTLHLKFLIAILVVLGISVTAYQIFVLGIPVTEDATDDLWNIDAKVEFVASAKDPVKIQMFVPPLSRDYVSLNESFISNNYGVAVNRADGNRKVTWSARRAKGNQTLYYRLVLTKRYTGEKSKIKGPTFRDSIAVEGAEKIAAEALLAPIRQHSADVETFIGEAIKRVNNLSDDNVKLLLGGDPSTANKAKIVELVLSIAHVPIEKVHTIRLVADQPQIPELWLRSFNGTDWLYFNPETGEQGLPTDRLLWWTGDENLITVDGGKKANVTFSLNNSEMNAIRLAKLTDENTDANFLEYSLYGLPLQTQQTFMIMVMIPIGVLVILILRNLIGIQTLGTFTPVLIALAFRETQLGFGIALFTIITALGLSLRSYLEHLKLQMLPRLSVVLTFVVVLIATISLLSHKLGLERGLSVALFPMVILTMTIERLSITWEERGSGHAMKVAIGTLFAASLAHLIMTVPELIYFVFTFPAILLILVGFMLAMGRYRGYRLTELVRFKAFLKKADA; encoded by the coding sequence ATGCGCTCTCTTACCCTTCACCTGAAATTCCTGATCGCCATCCTGGTGGTGCTGGGCATTTCAGTTACGGCCTATCAAATCTTCGTGCTTGGCATTCCCGTGACCGAAGACGCCACCGACGACTTGTGGAACATCGACGCCAAAGTCGAGTTCGTCGCCAGTGCCAAGGACCCGGTCAAGATCCAGATGTTCGTGCCGCCGCTGAGCCGCGATTACGTCAGCCTCAACGAGAGCTTCATTTCCAATAACTACGGCGTGGCCGTGAACCGTGCCGACGGCAACCGCAAAGTCACCTGGTCGGCACGTCGGGCCAAGGGCAATCAAACGCTTTATTACCGCCTGGTTCTGACCAAGCGCTACACCGGTGAAAAATCCAAGATCAAAGGGCCAACCTTCCGCGACAGCATCGCCGTCGAAGGCGCGGAAAAAATCGCCGCCGAAGCCCTGCTCGCACCGATCCGCCAGCACTCGGCCGACGTCGAAACCTTCATCGGCGAAGCCATCAAGCGCGTCAACAACCTTAGCGACGACAATGTGAAACTGCTGCTGGGTGGCGATCCATCCACCGCGAACAAAGCCAAAATCGTCGAGCTGGTACTGTCCATCGCCCACGTGCCGATAGAAAAGGTCCACACCATTCGCCTGGTGGCCGACCAACCGCAAATACCTGAACTCTGGCTGCGCAGCTTCAACGGCACCGACTGGCTGTACTTCAACCCGGAAACCGGTGAACAGGGCCTGCCGACCGACCGCCTGCTGTGGTGGACCGGCGACGAAAACCTGATCACCGTCGATGGTGGCAAGAAGGCCAACGTGACCTTCAGCCTGAACAACAGCGAAATGAACGCGATTCGCCTGGCCAAGCTGACTGACGAAAACACCGACGCCAACTTCCTCGAATACTCGCTGTACGGCCTGCCGCTGCAAACCCAGCAGACCTTCATGATCATGGTGATGATCCCGATCGGTGTGCTGGTGATCCTGATCCTGCGCAACCTGATCGGCATTCAGACCCTCGGCACCTTTACTCCGGTGCTGATCGCCCTGGCGTTCCGGGAAACCCAGCTCGGCTTCGGTATCGCGCTGTTTACGATCATCACTGCGTTGGGCCTGTCGCTGCGCTCCTACCTTGAACACTTGAAGCTGCAAATGCTGCCGAGACTGTCGGTGGTACTGACCTTCGTGGTGGTGCTGATCGCGACGATCAGCCTGCTCAGCCATAAACTCGGCCTGGAACGCGGGTTGTCGGTAGCGCTGTTCCCGATGGTAATTCTGACGATGACCATCGAACGCCTGTCGATTACCTGGGAAGAACGCGGTTCCGGCCATGCCATGAAAGTGGCGATCGGTACGCTGTTCGCTGCGTCTCTGGCGCACCTGATCATGACCGTGCCAGAGCTAATTTACTTCGTGTTCACCTTCCCGGCGATCCTGCTGATTCTGGTGGGCTTCATGCTGGCCATGGGTCGCTATCGCGGCTACCGCCTGACCGAACTGGTGCGTTTCAAGGCTTTCCTGAAGAAGGCTGACGCCTGA
- a CDS encoding ATP-dependent zinc protease, with amino-acid sequence MRLKPFPTFLYLICLPGFAAAGEKTVYGLNEYASLDGINLEVAAKLDTGAKTASLSARDIKRFKRNGESWVRFYLAIDTAHSHPIERPLARVSKIKRRAGDYDPEEGKKYTARPVIELDICMGSALRSIEVNLTDRSAFQYPLLIGSDALKRFDALVDPSLKYAAGKPACATDAHTAE; translated from the coding sequence ATGAGACTCAAGCCCTTCCCGACGTTCCTTTACCTTATTTGCCTGCCCGGTTTCGCCGCGGCGGGGGAAAAGACCGTGTACGGCCTCAATGAGTACGCCTCCCTGGACGGTATCAACCTGGAGGTCGCCGCCAAACTCGACACCGGGGCGAAAACCGCGTCCCTGAGCGCCCGAGACATCAAACGCTTCAAACGCAATGGCGAGTCCTGGGTGCGTTTTTACCTGGCGATCGACACCGCTCACTCGCACCCGATCGAACGGCCACTGGCCCGCGTCAGCAAGATCAAGCGCCGGGCCGGCGACTACGACCCGGAAGAAGGCAAGAAATACACCGCCCGTCCGGTGATCGAGCTGGATATCTGCATGGGTTCGGCTTTACGTAGCATCGAAGTGAACCTAACCGACCGCAGCGCCTTCCAATACCCGCTCCTGATCGGCTCCGACGCGCTCAAACGCTTCGACGCGCTGGTTGATCCCAGTCTTAAATACGCTGCTGGCAAACCCGCCTGCGCCACCGACGCTCATACCGCAGAGTAA
- a CDS encoding GntR family transcriptional regulator has product MDQLDPPVIAQDDSETLSENVFRRIQAAIVKGEIAPGSKISEPELARTYGISRGPLREAIHRLEGQRLLVRVPHVGARVVSLSHAELLELYEIRESLEGMACRLAAERMTLEEIDELRRVLETHERDAAFQAGVGYYQQEGDFDFHYRIIQGSGNRTLTQMLCGELYQLVRMYRIQFSTTPNRPRQAFAEHHRILDAIADRDGELAELLMRRHIGASKRNIARHYQDGANQTATERGES; this is encoded by the coding sequence CTGGATCAACTCGATCCCCCAGTCATTGCCCAAGACGATTCGGAGACACTTTCCGAGAACGTCTTCCGGCGCATTCAGGCGGCCATCGTCAAGGGCGAGATTGCCCCGGGCAGCAAGATCTCCGAGCCGGAACTGGCGCGCACCTATGGCATCAGCCGCGGGCCGCTGCGTGAGGCGATCCACCGTCTGGAAGGCCAGCGCCTGCTGGTTCGTGTGCCGCACGTCGGCGCGCGGGTAGTTTCGTTGAGCCATGCCGAGCTGCTGGAACTCTACGAAATCCGCGAATCCCTCGAAGGCATGGCCTGCCGTCTGGCGGCTGAACGCATGACCCTCGAAGAAATCGACGAACTGCGCCGGGTCCTCGAAACCCATGAGCGCGATGCGGCGTTTCAGGCCGGTGTCGGCTACTACCAGCAGGAAGGCGATTTCGACTTCCATTACCGAATCATCCAGGGCAGCGGCAACCGCACCCTGACTCAGATGCTCTGCGGCGAGCTCTATCAACTGGTGCGCATGTACCGCATCCAGTTTTCCACCACGCCCAATCGCCCGCGTCAGGCCTTTGCCGAGCACCACCGAATTCTCGACGCCATCGCCGACCGTGACGGTGAACTGGCCGAGTTGTTGATGCGCCGCCACATCGGCGCCTCCAAACGCAATATCGCTCGTCACTACCAGGACGGCGCAAACCAGACAGCCACTGAACGAGGTGAGTCATGA
- the prpB gene encoding methylisocitrate lyase, whose product MSSNKSTPGQRFRDAVASEHPLQVVGAINANHALLAKRAGFKAIYLSGGGVAAGSLGVPDLGITGLDDVLTDVRRITDVCDLPLLVDVDTGFGSSAFNVARTVKSMIKFGAAAIHIEDQVGAKRCGHRPNKEIVSLQEMVDRIKAAVDARTDDSFVIMARTDALAVEGLESALDRAAACIEAGADMIFPEAITELDMYKLFASRVKAPILANITEFGATPLYTTEQLAAADVSLVLYPLSAFRAMNKAAENVYTAIRRDGTQQNVIDIMQTRMELYDRIDYHTFEQKLDALFAAKK is encoded by the coding sequence ATGAGTTCCAACAAGAGCACTCCAGGCCAGCGATTCCGCGATGCGGTCGCCAGCGAACATCCGCTGCAAGTGGTCGGCGCGATCAACGCCAATCACGCGCTGCTGGCCAAGCGCGCCGGGTTCAAGGCTATTTATCTGTCGGGTGGCGGGGTGGCTGCCGGCTCCCTCGGCGTGCCGGACCTGGGCATCACCGGCCTGGACGACGTGCTGACCGACGTGCGCCGCATCACTGACGTCTGCGACCTGCCGCTGTTGGTGGACGTGGACACCGGTTTCGGTTCTTCGGCGTTCAACGTCGCGCGCACCGTCAAGTCGATGATCAAGTTCGGCGCGGCGGCGATTCACATCGAAGACCAGGTCGGCGCCAAGCGCTGCGGTCACCGTCCTAATAAAGAGATCGTGTCCCTGCAGGAAATGGTCGATCGGATCAAGGCAGCCGTTGATGCGCGCACCGATGACAGCTTCGTGATCATGGCCCGTACCGACGCCCTGGCGGTGGAAGGTCTGGAATCTGCGCTGGATCGCGCCGCCGCGTGTATCGAGGCTGGCGCCGACATGATCTTCCCGGAAGCCATCACCGAACTGGACATGTACAAGCTGTTCGCCAGCCGCGTGAAAGCGCCAATCCTGGCCAACATCACCGAATTCGGCGCGACGCCGCTGTACACCACCGAGCAACTCGCCGCTGCTGATGTGTCGCTGGTGCTGTACCCGCTGTCGGCGTTCCGCGCGATGAACAAAGCCGCAGAAAACGTCTACACCGCAATCCGTCGTGACGGCACGCAACAGAACGTCATCGACATCATGCAGACCCGCATGGAGCTTTACGATCGCATCGACTACCACACCTTCGAGCAGAAGCTCGATGCGTTGTTTGCGGCGAAGAAGTAA
- the prpC gene encoding 2-methylcitrate synthase → MAEAKVLSGAGLRGQVAGQTALSTVGQSGAGLTYRGYDVRELAADAQFEEVAYLLLYGELPTKTQLAAYISKLSKLRDLPQALKEVLERIPADAHPMDVMRTGCSFLGNIEPEKDFCEQHDVTDRLLAAFPAIMCYWYRFSHDGKRISCVSDEQSIGGHFLHLLHDKKPSELHVKVMNVSLILYAEHEFNASTFTARVCASTLSDMYSCVTAAIGSLRGPLHGGANEAAMEMIERFSSPEEAIKGTLGMLERKDKIMGFGHAIYKDNDPRNEVIKGWSKKLADEVGDTVLFPVSEAIDKTMWEQKKLFPNADFYHASTYHFMGIPTKLFTPIFVCSRLTGWAAHVFEQRANNRIIRPSAEYVGVEQRKFVPIEQR, encoded by the coding sequence ATGGCCGAAGCAAAAGTACTCAGTGGCGCCGGGCTCCGTGGCCAGGTTGCCGGGCAAACCGCACTGTCCACCGTGGGCCAGTCGGGCGCAGGCCTGACCTATCGTGGCTACGACGTTCGCGAACTGGCGGCTGACGCACAATTCGAAGAAGTGGCCTACCTGCTGCTGTACGGCGAACTGCCGACCAAAACACAACTCGCCGCTTACATCAGCAAACTGAGCAAGCTGCGCGACCTGCCGCAAGCGCTCAAAGAAGTGCTGGAACGCATCCCCGCCGACGCCCACCCGATGGACGTGATGCGCACCGGTTGCTCGTTCCTGGGCAACATCGAGCCGGAGAAAGACTTCTGCGAACAACACGACGTGACTGACCGTTTGCTGGCCGCGTTCCCGGCGATCATGTGCTACTGGTATCGCTTCAGCCATGACGGCAAACGCATCAGCTGCGTGAGCGACGAACAATCCATCGGCGGCCACTTCCTGCACCTGCTGCACGACAAGAAGCCGAGCGAGTTGCACGTCAAAGTGATGAACGTTTCGCTGATCCTCTACGCGGAACACGAGTTCAACGCCTCGACGTTCACCGCACGGGTTTGCGCCTCGACCCTGTCGGACATGTATTCCTGCGTCACGGCGGCTATTGGCTCGCTGCGCGGTCCGCTGCATGGTGGCGCCAACGAAGCGGCGATGGAAATGATCGAGCGCTTCAGCTCGCCGGAAGAGGCGATCAAAGGCACCCTCGGCATGCTCGAGCGCAAGGACAAGATCATGGGCTTCGGTCACGCGATCTATAAGGACAACGATCCGCGCAACGAGGTGATCAAGGGCTGGTCGAAAAAACTCGCTGACGAAGTGGGCGACACCGTGTTGTTCCCGGTTTCCGAAGCCATCGACAAGACCATGTGGGAACAGAAGAAGCTGTTCCCGAACGCCGACTTCTACCATGCGTCGACGTACCACTTCATGGGCATCCCGACCAAGTTGTTCACACCGATTTTCGTTTGCTCGCGCCTGACCGGCTGGGCGGCGCACGTGTTCGAACAACGCGCCAACAACCGCATCATCCGCCCGAGCGCCGAGTACGTCGGCGTCGAACAGCGCAAGTTCGTGCCAATCGAACAACGCTGA
- the acnD gene encoding Fe/S-dependent 2-methylisocitrate dehydratase AcnD codes for MNTEFRKPLPGSHLDYFDVRAAVEAIQPGAYDTLPYTSRVLAENLVRRCDPATLTESLKQFIERKRDLDFPWFPARVVCHDILGQTALVDLAGLRDAIALQGGDPAQVNPVVPTQLIVDHSLAVERGGFDPEAFEKNRAIEDRRNEDRFHFINWTKKAFKNVDVIPPGNGIMHQINLEKMSPVIQVRDGVAFPDTCVGTDSHTPHVDALGVIAIGVGGLEAESVMLGRASWMRLPESVGVELTGKLQPGITATDMVLALTEFLRQQKVVGAWLEFFGEGASALTLGDRATISNMAPEYGATAAMFYIDQQTIDYLKLTGREDEQVQLVENYAKQTGLWADSLKNAQYERGLTFDLSSVVRNMAGPSNPHARVATSDLAAQGISGQWTEVPGQMPDGAVIIAAITSCTNTSNPRNVIAAGLLARNANKLGLTRKPWVKSSLAPGSKTVALYLDEAGLTTELEQLGFGIVAFACTTCNGMSGALDPVIQQEIIDRDLYATAVLSGNRNFDGRIHPYAKNAFLASPPLVVAYAIAGTIRFDIEKDVLGLDADGKEIRLKDIWPSDEEIDAVVKASVKPEQFRQVYIPMFAIHEDTGPKVTPLYDWREMSTYIRRPPYWEGALAGARPLKGMRPLAVLPDNITTDHLSPSNAIMLDSAAGEYLAKMGLPEEDFNSYATHRGDHLTAQRATFANPKLFNEMVQENGKVKQGSLARVEPEGQVMRMWEAIETYMERKQPLIIIAGADYGQGSSRDWAAKGVRLAGVEAIAAEGFERIHRTNLVGMGVLPLEFKPGTDRKTLGIDGSETYDVIGERTPRAELTLVINRKNGERVEVPVTCRLDTAEEVSIYEAGGVLQRFAQDFLEESAVAV; via the coding sequence ATGAACACTGAATTCCGTAAACCGCTGCCCGGCAGCCATCTGGATTACTTCGACGTCCGTGCGGCTGTCGAAGCCATCCAGCCCGGCGCCTACGACACTCTGCCGTACACCTCCCGCGTGCTGGCGGAAAACCTGGTGCGTCGCTGCGACCCGGCCACGCTCACCGAATCCCTGAAGCAATTCATCGAGCGCAAACGCGACCTCGACTTCCCATGGTTCCCGGCCCGCGTGGTGTGCCACGACATTCTCGGCCAGACCGCTTTGGTCGACCTCGCCGGCCTGCGCGACGCCATCGCCCTGCAAGGTGGCGACCCGGCGCAAGTGAACCCGGTGGTGCCGACGCAATTGATCGTCGACCACTCCCTGGCCGTCGAGCGCGGTGGCTTCGATCCGGAGGCGTTCGAGAAGAACCGCGCCATCGAAGACCGTCGCAACGAAGACCGTTTCCACTTCATCAACTGGACCAAAAAGGCCTTCAAGAACGTTGATGTGATTCCGCCGGGCAACGGGATCATGCACCAGATCAACCTGGAGAAAATGTCTCCGGTGATCCAGGTGCGTGACGGTGTGGCGTTCCCCGACACGTGCGTCGGTACCGATAGTCACACCCCGCATGTCGATGCGCTGGGCGTGATCGCGATCGGTGTCGGCGGCCTGGAAGCTGAAAGCGTGATGCTTGGCCGCGCGTCGTGGATGCGTCTGCCGGAAAGCGTCGGCGTCGAATTAACGGGCAAGCTGCAACCGGGCATCACCGCCACCGACATGGTGCTGGCGCTGACCGAGTTCCTGCGTCAGCAAAAAGTCGTCGGTGCGTGGCTGGAGTTCTTCGGCGAAGGCGCCTCCGCGTTGACTCTGGGCGATCGTGCGACCATCTCCAACATGGCCCCGGAATACGGCGCCACCGCAGCGATGTTCTACATCGACCAGCAGACCATCGACTACCTCAAACTTACTGGCCGTGAAGACGAGCAAGTGCAGTTGGTCGAGAACTACGCCAAGCAAACCGGCCTCTGGGCTGACAGCTTGAAGAATGCGCAATACGAGCGCGGGTTGACCTTTGACCTGTCCTCGGTGGTGCGCAACATGGCCGGCCCGAGCAACCCGCACGCTCGCGTTGCGACCTCGGACCTCGCCGCCCAAGGCATTTCCGGCCAGTGGACCGAAGTGCCCGGCCAGATGCCGGACGGCGCGGTGATCATCGCCGCCATCACCAGTTGCACCAACACCAGCAACCCGCGCAACGTCATCGCCGCCGGTCTGCTGGCGCGCAATGCCAACAAGCTCGGGTTGACCCGCAAGCCGTGGGTCAAATCGTCTCTGGCGCCGGGTTCGAAAACCGTGGCGCTGTACCTGGACGAAGCCGGCCTGACCACCGAACTGGAGCAACTCGGTTTCGGCATCGTCGCCTTCGCCTGTACCACGTGCAACGGCATGTCCGGCGCGCTGGACCCGGTGATCCAGCAAGAGATCATCGACCGCGACTTGTACGCCACCGCCGTACTCTCCGGCAACCGCAACTTCGACGGCCGGATCCACCCGTACGCCAAGAACGCCTTCCTCGCGTCGCCGCCGTTGGTGGTCGCTTACGCCATCGCCGGCACCATCCGTTTCGACATCGAAAAAGATGTGCTGGGTCTGGACGCCGACGGCAAGGAAATTCGCCTGAAAGACATCTGGCCGAGCGACGAAGAGATCGACGCGGTGGTGAAAGCGTCGGTCAAGCCGGAGCAGTTCCGTCAGGTCTACATCCCGATGTTCGCCATCCACGAAGACACCGGCCCGAAAGTGACGCCGCTGTACGACTGGCGCGAGATGAGCACCTACATCCGCCGTCCGCCGTACTGGGAAGGCGCGCTGGCCGGTGCACGTCCGCTCAAGGGCATGCGCCCGCTGGCAGTGCTGCCGGACAATATCACCACCGATCACCTGTCGCCGTCGAACGCGATCATGCTCGACAGCGCCGCCGGCGAATACCTGGCGAAAATGGGCCTGCCGGAAGAGGACTTCAACTCTTACGCAACTCATAGGGGCGACCATTTGACTGCGCAGCGCGCCACCTTCGCCAACCCGAAACTGTTCAACGAAATGGTTCAGGAAAACGGCAAGGTCAAACAGGGTTCGCTGGCTCGCGTCGAGCCGGAAGGGCAGGTTATGCGCATGTGGGAAGCCATCGAAACCTACATGGAACGCAAGCAGCCGCTGATCATCATCGCCGGCGCCGACTACGGTCAGGGTTCGTCCCGCGACTGGGCGGCCAAAGGTGTGCGTCTGGCGGGTGTGGAAGCGATTGCAGCCGAAGGCTTCGAGCGCATTCACCGCACCAACCTGGTGGGCATGGGTGTGCTGCCGCTGGAGTTCAAACCGGGCACCGACCGCAAAACCTTGGGCATCGATGGCAGCGAAACCTACGACGTGATCGGTGAGCGCACCCCGCGTGCCGAGCTGACGCTGGTGATCAACCGCAAGAACGGCGAACGCGTCGAAGTGCCGGTGACCTGCCGCCTCGACACCGCCGAAGAAGTGTCGATCTATGAGGCGGGCGGCGTGCTGCAACGCTTCGCTCAGGACTTCCTCGAAGAATCGGCGGTTGCCGTTTAA
- the prpF gene encoding 2-methylaconitate cis-trans isomerase PrpF, whose amino-acid sequence MAHAPQIAPQIKIAATYMRGGTSKGVFFSLKDLPEAAQVPGPARDALLLRVIGSPDPYDKQIDGMGGATSSTSKTVILSKSIKADHDVDYLFGQVSIDKPFVDWSGNCGNLSAAVGSFAISNGLVDASRIPHNGVAVVRVWQANIGKTIIAHVPITNGEVQETGDFELDGVTFPAAEVQVEFMDPAAEEEGGGGSMFPTGNLVDDLEVPGVGTFKATMINAGIPTIFVNAEDIGYTGTELQGAINSDPKALLMFETIRAYGALRMGLIKDLDEAAKRQHTPKVAFVAKPADYVASSGKAIAAGDVDLLVRALSMGKLHHAMMGTAAVAIGTAAAISGTLVNLAAGGIERNAVRFGHPSGTLRVGAEASQVNGEWTVNKAIMSRSARVLMEGFVRIPGDSF is encoded by the coding sequence ATGGCTCACGCACCTCAAATCGCCCCTCAAATTAAAATCGCCGCCACCTACATGCGCGGCGGCACCAGTAAAGGCGTGTTCTTCAGCCTGAAAGACCTGCCCGAAGCAGCACAGGTTCCCGGCCCGGCTCGCGATGCCTTGTTGCTGCGGGTGATCGGCAGCCCCGATCCGTACGACAAGCAAATCGACGGCATGGGCGGCGCGACCTCCAGCACCAGCAAAACCGTGATCCTGTCCAAAAGCATCAAGGCCGATCACGATGTCGATTACCTGTTCGGTCAGGTGTCCATCGACAAGCCTTTCGTCGATTGGAGCGGCAACTGCGGCAACCTGTCGGCAGCGGTCGGTTCGTTCGCCATCAGCAATGGTTTGGTGGACGCCAGCCGCATCCCGCACAACGGCGTTGCCGTGGTTCGCGTGTGGCAGGCCAACATCGGCAAGACCATCATCGCCCACGTGCCGATCACCAATGGTGAAGTGCAGGAAACCGGTGATTTCGAACTCGACGGCGTGACCTTTCCGGCCGCTGAAGTACAGGTCGAATTCATGGACCCGGCGGCGGAAGAAGAGGGCGGCGGTGGTTCGATGTTCCCTACCGGCAACCTGGTGGATGACCTCGAAGTGCCCGGCGTCGGAACCTTCAAGGCGACCATGATCAATGCCGGTATTCCGACGATTTTCGTCAACGCCGAAGACATCGGTTACACCGGCACTGAGCTGCAAGGCGCGATCAACAGTGATCCGAAAGCGCTGCTGATGTTTGAAACCATTCGGGCTTACGGCGCATTGCGCATGGGCCTGATCAAGGATCTGGACGAAGCGGCCAAGCGTCAGCACACGCCTAAGGTTGCCTTTGTGGCCAAGCCTGCGGACTACGTTGCTTCGAGTGGTAAAGCGATTGCGGCGGGTGATGTCGATCTGCTGGTGCGGGCGCTGTCCATGGGCAAATTGCACCACGCGATGATGGGCACGGCGGCGGTGGCCATCGGTACTGCCGCGGCGATTTCCGGCACGCTGGTGAACCTCGCAGCGGGTGGTATCGAACGCAATGCCGTGCGCTTTGGGCATCCGTCCGGCACGTTGCGCGTGGGTGCTGAGGCGAGCCAGGTGAACGGCGAGTGGACCGTGAACAAAGCCATCATGAGCCGCAGTGCGCGGGTGTTGATGGAAGGCTTTGTCCGTATTCCGGGCGACTCTTTCTAA
- the prpD gene encoding 2-methylcitrate dehydratase — translation MSTNVDLNNRPDYDTVLQDIADYVLNFKIQSVEALDTARNCLMDTLGCGLLALRFPECTKHLGPMVEGTVVPFGARVPGTSYRLDPVKAAWDIGCIVRWLDYNDTWLAAEWGHPSDNLGGILAVADHLSQKRVANGDAPLTVRVVLEAMIMAHEIQGVIALENSFNRVGLDHVILVKVASTAVTAKLMGANREQLLSALSHAFADGQALRTYRHAPNAGSRKSWAAGDASSRGVRLADIAMRGEMGIPGVLTAKQWGFYDVLFSHTNNDLALKPEDKRAFSFSQPYGSYVMENVLFKISFPAEFHAQTACEAAVTLHPHVRNRLHEIDKIVITTHESAIRIISKVGPLANAADRDHCIQYMTAVPLVFGNLVAEQYEDDFHAAHPIIDVLREKMVIVEDPRYTREYLEADKRSIANAIQVFFKDGSSTENVLVEYPIGHRRRRTDGIALLEDKFKANLATRFNAQRSAEIFALCKDQAALEATPVNRFVDLFVI, via the coding sequence ATGAGCACCAACGTCGACCTGAACAACCGCCCCGACTACGACACGGTCCTGCAGGACATTGCCGACTACGTCCTCAACTTCAAGATCCAATCCGTCGAAGCCCTCGACACCGCCCGCAACTGCCTGATGGACACGTTGGGCTGTGGCCTGCTGGCCCTGCGCTTTCCCGAATGCACCAAACACCTTGGCCCCATGGTGGAAGGCACCGTCGTCCCGTTCGGCGCGCGCGTCCCCGGCACCAGTTATCGCCTCGACCCGGTCAAGGCAGCGTGGGACATTGGCTGCATCGTTCGCTGGCTCGATTACAACGACACCTGGCTCGCCGCCGAATGGGGCCATCCGTCCGATAACCTCGGCGGCATTCTCGCGGTGGCCGATCATCTTTCGCAAAAACGCGTGGCCAATGGCGACGCGCCGCTGACCGTTCGCGTGGTACTCGAAGCCATGATCATGGCTCACGAAATCCAGGGCGTGATCGCGCTGGAAAACTCATTCAATCGCGTAGGCCTTGATCACGTCATCCTGGTGAAAGTCGCCTCGACTGCTGTCACCGCCAAGCTGATGGGCGCCAATCGAGAGCAACTGTTGTCCGCGTTGTCTCACGCCTTCGCCGACGGACAGGCGCTGCGCACTTACCGTCATGCACCCAATGCCGGGTCACGAAAATCCTGGGCCGCAGGCGACGCGTCCAGCCGTGGCGTGCGTCTGGCGGACATCGCAATGCGTGGCGAGATGGGCATCCCCGGCGTACTGACCGCCAAACAGTGGGGCTTCTACGACGTGCTGTTCAGCCACACCAACAACGACCTGGCGCTCAAGCCCGAAGACAAGCGCGCGTTCAGCTTCTCCCAACCATACGGCAGCTACGTGATGGAAAACGTGCTGTTCAAAATCAGCTTCCCTGCCGAATTCCACGCGCAAACGGCCTGCGAAGCGGCCGTGACGTTGCACCCGCACGTCAGAAATCGCCTGCACGAAATCGACAAAATCGTCATCACCACCCACGAATCGGCGATCCGCATCATCTCCAAGGTCGGCCCGCTGGCCAATGCTGCGGACCGTGACCATTGCATCCAGTACATGACGGCCGTGCCGCTGGTGTTCGGCAATCTGGTGGCCGAGCAGTACGAGGATGACTTCCACGCGGCGCACCCGATCATCGACGTGCTGCGCGAAAAAATGGTCATCGTCGAAGACCCACGCTACACCCGCGAATACCTGGAGGCTGATAAGCGCTCCATCGCCAATGCAATACAAGTGTTCTTCAAGGATGGCTCCAGCACCGAGAACGTGTTGGTGGAGTACCCGATCGGCCATCGCCGTCGCCGCACCGACGGCATTGCGCTGCTGGAAGACAAGTTCAAGGCCAACCTGGCGACCCGCTTCAACGCCCAACGCAGCGCCGAGATTTTTGCGTTGTGCAAGGATCAGGCTGCGCTTGAGGCGACACCGGTGAACCGGTTTGTCGACCTGTTCGTCATTTGA